A genomic stretch from Streptomyces sp. QL37 includes:
- the argH gene encoding argininosuccinate lyase, translating to MSNGTGNSDVRLWGGRFADGPAEALAKLSASVHFDWRLAPYDIAGSRAHARVLNKAGLLTDDELARMIEGLDSLEAAVADGSFTGTIADEDVHTALERGLLERLGPDLGGKLRAGRSRNDQVATLFRMYLRDHARVIGGLVAELQDALVGLAEAHPDVAMPGRTHLQHAQPVLFAHHVLAHAQSLSRDAERLRQWDERTAVSPYGSGALAGSSLGLDPEAVAADLGFERGSVSNSIDGTASRDFVAEFAFVTAMIGVNLSRIAEEIIIWNTKEFSFVTLHDAFSTGSSIMPQKKNPDIAELARGKSGRLIGNLTGLMATLKALPLAYNRDLQEDKEPVFDSCDQLEVLLPAFTGMMATLTVNRERMEELAPAGFSLATDIAEWLVKQGVPFRVAHEVAGECVKVCEQQGIELDELTDEQFAKISEHLTPEVRTVLNVPGALASRNGRGGTAPSAVAVQLAEVKADLVTQHAWATARG from the coding sequence GTGAGCAACGGCACCGGCAACAGCGACGTACGCCTCTGGGGCGGCCGTTTCGCCGACGGCCCCGCCGAGGCGCTGGCCAAGCTGTCCGCCTCCGTCCACTTCGACTGGCGGCTCGCGCCGTACGACATCGCGGGCTCCCGTGCCCACGCGCGCGTCCTCAACAAGGCGGGGCTGCTCACCGACGACGAGCTGGCCCGCATGATCGAGGGCCTGGACTCGCTCGAGGCCGCGGTCGCCGACGGCTCGTTCACCGGCACCATCGCCGACGAGGACGTCCACACCGCACTGGAGCGGGGACTCCTGGAGCGCCTCGGTCCGGACCTCGGCGGGAAGCTGCGGGCCGGACGGTCCCGCAACGACCAGGTGGCCACGCTCTTCCGTATGTACCTGCGTGACCACGCCCGCGTCATCGGCGGACTGGTCGCCGAGCTCCAGGACGCCCTGGTCGGACTGGCCGAGGCGCACCCGGACGTGGCCATGCCCGGCCGTACGCACCTCCAGCACGCGCAGCCCGTCCTCTTCGCCCACCACGTCCTGGCGCACGCGCAGTCCCTCTCCCGGGACGCGGAGCGGCTGCGGCAGTGGGACGAGCGGACCGCGGTGTCGCCGTACGGCTCCGGCGCGCTGGCCGGGTCCTCCCTCGGGCTCGACCCGGAGGCGGTCGCGGCGGACCTCGGCTTCGAGCGCGGGTCGGTGAGCAACTCCATCGACGGCACGGCCTCGCGGGACTTCGTCGCCGAGTTCGCCTTCGTCACCGCGATGATCGGCGTCAACCTCTCCCGCATCGCCGAGGAGATCATCATCTGGAACACGAAGGAGTTCTCCTTCGTCACCCTCCACGACGCCTTCTCCACCGGCTCCTCGATCATGCCGCAGAAGAAGAACCCGGACATCGCCGAGCTGGCACGCGGAAAGTCCGGCCGCCTCATCGGCAACCTGACCGGCCTGATGGCGACTCTGAAGGCCCTCCCGCTCGCGTACAACCGTGACCTCCAGGAGGACAAGGAGCCGGTCTTCGACTCCTGCGACCAGCTCGAGGTCCTGCTCCCCGCCTTCACCGGCATGATGGCCACGCTCACCGTCAACCGGGAGCGCATGGAGGAGCTGGCCCCGGCCGGCTTCTCGCTCGCCACGGACATCGCCGAGTGGCTGGTCAAGCAGGGTGTCCCGTTCCGGGTGGCGCACGAGGTCGCCGGTGAGTGCGTGAAGGTGTGCGAGCAGCAGGGCATCGAGCTCGACGAGCTGACGGACGAGCAGTTCGCGAAGATCTCCGAGCACCTCACCCCGGAGGTGCGCACCGTCCTGAACGTGCCCGGCGCGCTCGCCTCCCGCAACGGCCGAGGCGGGACCGCCCCCTCGGCCGTCGCCGTCCAGCTGGCCGAGGTGAAGGCCGACCTGGTGACGCAGCACGCCTGGGCGACCGCGCGCGGATGA
- a CDS encoding pyridoxamine 5'-phosphate oxidase family protein: MGKTYERIDGRLRTFIEEQHLFFTATAPLDGDGTVNLSPKGMSGSFAVVDERTVAYLDFAGSTAETIAHLRENGRITLMWCAFQGPPNIVRVHGRGEPVFRDDPRFAGLLGHFPGIDPTAHGLRAIIVVTADLIRDSCGYAVPFMSYEEDRTLHAGRFRREDDEGLSRYFEKKDHIATSIDGLPGLPLPLPALPAPVTE, from the coding sequence ATGGGAAAAACGTACGAACGTATCGACGGTCGGCTCAGGACCTTCATCGAGGAACAACACCTCTTCTTCACCGCGACCGCGCCCCTGGACGGCGACGGCACGGTCAACCTCTCCCCCAAGGGGATGAGCGGCTCGTTCGCCGTCGTCGACGAACGGACCGTGGCCTACCTCGACTTCGCCGGCAGCACCGCCGAGACCATCGCGCATCTCCGGGAGAACGGGCGGATCACGCTGATGTGGTGCGCCTTCCAGGGCCCGCCCAACATCGTCCGTGTACACGGGCGTGGTGAGCCGGTGTTCCGTGACGACCCGCGCTTCGCCGGGCTGCTGGGCCACTTCCCGGGCATCGACCCCACCGCGCACGGGCTGCGCGCGATCATCGTGGTGACGGCCGATCTGATCCGGGACTCCTGCGGTTACGCGGTGCCGTTCATGTCGTACGAGGAGGACCGGACCCTGCACGCCGGCCGTTTCCGGCGCGAGGACGACGAAGGCCTGAGCAGGTACTTCGAGAAGAAGGACCACATCGCGACCAGCATCGACGGACTGCCGGGGCTCCCCCTGCCGCTGCCCGCACTGCCCGCACCCGTCACGGAGTGA
- a CDS encoding aldo/keto reductase, translating to MPFARLNRATTPTSHIGLGLAAVGRPGYITPHRDRDLPGDRGVDALRVRTHELLDAAYAQGVRYFDAARSYGRAEEFLAQWLTARPDVTDVVIGSKWGYTYTADWRVDAEDHEVKDHGLAAFERQHAETAGLLGDRLDLYQIHSVTADSPALGDKDLHARLAELAAGGTTVGLSTSGPAQSDAIRAALAVTVDGEPLFRTVQATYNALETSAGAALAEAHDAGLTVIVKEAMANGRLAGTEAPAVVREIGTEAGLDADAVALALVLHQPWAGVVLSGAATVTQLAANLHAPLLDLDPDRLDRLAALVEEPEAYWRHRASLPWS from the coding sequence ATGCCCTTCGCCCGCCTGAACCGAGCGACCACCCCGACCTCGCACATCGGGCTCGGCCTGGCCGCCGTCGGAAGGCCCGGTTACATCACCCCGCACCGTGACCGCGATCTGCCCGGCGACCGCGGCGTGGACGCGCTGCGCGTCCGCACCCACGAACTCCTGGACGCGGCCTACGCCCAGGGCGTGCGCTATTTCGACGCGGCCCGCTCCTACGGCCGTGCCGAGGAGTTCCTCGCCCAGTGGCTGACCGCCCGTCCGGATGTCACGGACGTGGTCATCGGCAGCAAGTGGGGCTACACCTACACGGCCGACTGGCGCGTCGACGCCGAGGACCACGAGGTGAAGGACCACGGACTCGCCGCCTTCGAACGCCAGCACGCCGAGACGGCCGGGCTGCTCGGCGACCGGCTCGACCTCTACCAGATCCACTCGGTGACCGCCGACAGCCCGGCGCTCGGCGACAAGGACCTGCACGCGCGTCTGGCCGAGCTGGCCGCCGGAGGAACCACGGTCGGCCTCTCCACGAGCGGCCCCGCCCAGAGCGACGCCATCCGGGCCGCCCTCGCCGTGACCGTGGACGGCGAACCCCTCTTCCGTACCGTCCAGGCCACCTACAACGCCCTGGAGACCTCCGCCGGGGCAGCGCTCGCCGAGGCGCACGACGCGGGCCTCACGGTCATCGTCAAGGAGGCCATGGCCAACGGCAGGCTCGCCGGGACCGAAGCGCCCGCCGTCGTCCGCGAGATCGGCACCGAAGCCGGACTGGACGCGGACGCCGTCGCCCTGGCCCTGGTGCTCCACCAGCCGTGGGCCGGGGTCGTCCTGTCCGGCGCGGCGACCGTCACCCAGCTGGCGGCGAACCTGCACGCGCCGCTGCTCGACCTGGACCCCGACCGGCTGGACCGGCTCGCCGCCCTTGTGGAGGAGCCGGAGGCCTACTGGCGCCACCGGGCCTCGCTGCCCTGGAGCTGA
- a CDS encoding acetylornithine transaminase, producing the protein MTGNEEFARRWQGALMDNYGTPQLPLVRGAGPRVWDADGTEYLDFVGGIAVNALGHAHPAVVEAVSTQIASLGHVSNLYTAEPPIALAERLLTLFGRTGKVFFCNSGAEANEAAFKIGRLTGRTHMVATDGGFHGRTMGSLALTGQQSKRTPFLPLPGDVTHVPYGDIEALRAAVTTDTALLIIEPVQGEIGVVVPPKGYLEAAREITRATGTLLVLDEVQTGIGRCGQWFEHQAHQGVEPDVVTLAKGLGGGLPIGATVAFGAAADLLKPGQHGTTFGGNPVACAAGLAVLDTLAADGTLDTVKRLGEKIRDGVEGLGHPLVSHVRGSGLLLGIVLTGSLAPQVQQAAQGAGLLVNAPAPDVVRLMPPLIIGDAEVDAFLRILPGALDAAYGDGRSGE; encoded by the coding sequence ATGACCGGCAACGAGGAGTTCGCGCGGCGCTGGCAGGGCGCGCTGATGGACAACTACGGCACTCCGCAGCTGCCGCTGGTGCGTGGCGCGGGCCCCCGTGTCTGGGACGCGGACGGCACCGAGTACCTCGACTTCGTCGGCGGTATCGCGGTCAACGCGCTCGGCCACGCCCACCCCGCGGTGGTCGAGGCCGTCTCCACGCAGATCGCCTCCCTGGGCCACGTCTCCAACCTCTACACGGCCGAGCCCCCCATCGCGCTCGCCGAGCGGCTCCTGACGCTCTTCGGGCGTACGGGCAAGGTCTTCTTCTGCAACTCCGGTGCCGAGGCCAACGAGGCGGCCTTCAAGATCGGCCGGCTGACCGGGCGCACGCACATGGTCGCCACCGACGGCGGCTTCCACGGCCGGACCATGGGCAGCCTCGCCCTGACCGGCCAGCAGTCCAAGCGCACCCCGTTCCTCCCGCTGCCCGGCGACGTGACGCACGTGCCGTACGGCGACATCGAGGCGCTCCGGGCCGCGGTGACGACCGACACGGCCCTGCTGATCATCGAGCCCGTACAGGGTGAGATCGGTGTCGTCGTCCCGCCCAAGGGCTATCTGGAGGCGGCCAGGGAGATCACGCGGGCAACCGGCACGCTGCTCGTCCTCGACGAGGTGCAGACCGGGATCGGACGCTGCGGCCAGTGGTTCGAGCACCAGGCCCACCAGGGCGTCGAGCCCGACGTGGTCACGCTCGCCAAGGGACTCGGCGGCGGACTGCCGATCGGTGCCACCGTCGCGTTCGGGGCCGCCGCCGACCTGCTGAAGCCCGGGCAGCACGGCACGACGTTCGGCGGCAACCCCGTCGCCTGTGCCGCCGGTCTCGCTGTGCTGGACACGCTCGCGGCCGACGGCACCCTGGACACCGTGAAGCGGCTCGGCGAGAAGATCAGGGACGGAGTCGAGGGCCTGGGGCACCCGTTGGTCTCCCACGTCCGCGGCTCCGGACTGCTGCTGGGTATCGTGCTCACCGGGTCCCTCGCACCGCAGGTGCAGCAGGCGGCTCAGGGAGCCGGACTCCTGGTGAACGCGCCCGCCCCCGACGTCGTACGGCTCATGCCGCCGCTGATCATCGGTGACGCCGAGGTGGACGCGTTCCTGCGGATTCTGCCGGGAGCTCTCGACGCGGCTTACGGGGACGGACGATCCGGAGAGTGA
- a CDS encoding lysophospholipid acyltransferase family protein produces MSRLTVIKAVLGPILRLLFRPQVEGVENIPGDGPVILAGNHLTFIDSMIMPICCDRPVFYIGKDEYVTGKGIKGRLMAWFFTGCGMIPVDRDGGRGGVAALMTGRRVLEEGHAFAIYPEGTRSPDGRLYRGRTGIARLTLMTGAPVVPFAMIGTDKLQPGGAGLPRPGKVTVRFGEPLEFSRYEGMDRDRYVLRAVTDSVMTEVMELSGQEYVDMYATKAKAA; encoded by the coding sequence TTGTCCCGACTCACGGTCATCAAGGCAGTGCTCGGACCGATCCTGCGCCTGCTCTTCCGGCCACAGGTGGAGGGCGTCGAGAACATCCCGGGTGACGGCCCGGTGATCCTCGCGGGGAACCATCTGACGTTCATCGACTCGATGATCATGCCGATCTGCTGCGACCGGCCGGTTTTCTACATCGGCAAGGACGAGTACGTCACGGGCAAGGGCATCAAGGGCCGGCTGATGGCCTGGTTCTTCACCGGCTGCGGCATGATCCCGGTGGACCGGGACGGCGGCCGCGGCGGCGTCGCGGCGTTGATGACGGGCCGCCGGGTGCTGGAGGAGGGCCACGCCTTCGCCATCTACCCGGAGGGCACCCGCTCCCCCGACGGCCGGCTCTACCGGGGCCGTACGGGTATCGCGAGGCTGACCCTGATGACCGGCGCGCCGGTCGTGCCGTTCGCCATGATCGGCACGGACAAGCTGCAGCCGGGCGGCGCGGGCCTGCCCCGCCCGGGCAAGGTCACGGTCCGCTTCGGTGAGCCGTTGGAGTTCTCGCGCTACGAGGGCATGGACCGCGACCGCTACGTCCTGCGGGCGGTGACGGACTCGGTGATGACCGAGGTGATGGAGCTGTCCGGCCAGGAGTACGTCGACATGTACGCCACCAAGGCGAAGGCCGCCTGA
- a CDS encoding arginine repressor: MTEAQESEHGGPSVPQTRTARHRRIVDILNRQPVRSQSQLARLLSDDGLSVTQATLSRDLDELGAVKIRNTGGELIYAVPSEGGFRTPQAPLGGSAKEERMRRLSAELLISAEASANLVVLRTPPGAAQFLASAIDQAELQAILGTIAGDDTLMLISRDPNGGQALADHLLRLAQNDRGPQ; this comes from the coding sequence ATGACCGAGGCGCAGGAATCCGAGCACGGGGGGCCGTCGGTGCCACAGACCCGCACGGCCCGCCACCGCAGGATCGTGGACATCCTGAACCGTCAGCCGGTGCGCTCGCAGAGCCAGCTGGCCAGGCTGCTGTCCGACGACGGGCTGAGCGTCACCCAGGCGACGCTCTCACGCGACCTGGACGAGCTCGGCGCGGTGAAGATCCGCAACACCGGCGGCGAGCTGATCTACGCGGTGCCGAGCGAGGGCGGTTTCCGTACCCCGCAGGCGCCGCTGGGCGGGTCGGCCAAGGAGGAGCGGATGCGCAGGCTCTCCGCCGAGCTGCTCATCTCCGCGGAGGCCTCGGCCAACCTCGTGGTGCTGCGTACGCCTCCGGGCGCCGCCCAGTTCCTCGCCTCGGCCATCGACCAGGCCGAACTCCAGGCGATCCTCGGCACGATCGCGGGGGACGACACGCTGATGCTGATCAGCCGTGACCCGAACGGCGGCCAGGCGCTGGCCGACCATCTGCTGCGGCTGGCCCAGAACGACCGCGGTCCTCAGTAG
- a CDS encoding carboxylesterase family protein — MSEQSTVEVETAYGLVSGTAEEDGIARFLGMPYGRAPIGELRFAAPVPPEPWQGVRTAHAFGPTPPKPPLGGKLGEIMPDPDVAGDEWLNLNVWTPDTEGALPVLVWIHGGGFTTGSSAVPAYDGATFARDGVVCVSINYRLGVDGFGYLPDAPAPANRGLLDQIAALTWVRENIAGFGGDPGDITLCGESAGAMSVLALLSRDDGLFHKAIVQSGNAHIGQTPEDAALVIGAVAERLGVEPTAAALAGVDIDDLTEAQNEVSKEVSQSADADAYGASTIASCGLAFLPVIDGDVLPRLPAAAIADGAGAQVPLLMGTTTEEFRLFIVTSALVSVLLPGPFKTRLKAYGAPDSAYDAYAKNDTAAYPRNKPSGITAAVLTDRMFRIPTYRVAEARGENQGAPTYLYEFGWRSPVVPNNVQVKLGACHSLDLPFAWDTLGLEANQKFTGPRPPQPLADALHSTWADFARTGQASWKEYDAQERPVMTFRHNNTTSDQVVNDPRAAERELWEGHLGTA; from the coding sequence ATGTCCGAGCAGAGCACGGTCGAGGTCGAAACGGCTTACGGCTTGGTGTCGGGGACGGCGGAGGAGGACGGCATCGCCCGTTTCCTCGGAATGCCCTACGGCCGTGCACCGATCGGTGAGCTGCGTTTCGCCGCTCCCGTGCCGCCCGAGCCCTGGCAGGGTGTCCGGACGGCTCACGCTTTCGGGCCCACGCCCCCCAAGCCGCCACTGGGCGGCAAGCTCGGCGAGATCATGCCCGACCCGGACGTGGCCGGCGACGAGTGGCTGAACCTCAACGTGTGGACGCCTGACACCGAGGGGGCTCTGCCCGTGCTGGTGTGGATCCACGGCGGCGGGTTCACCACCGGATCGTCCGCCGTACCCGCCTACGACGGTGCGACCTTCGCCCGCGACGGCGTGGTGTGTGTCTCCATCAACTACCGCCTGGGGGTCGACGGCTTCGGCTATCTGCCGGACGCCCCGGCTCCGGCCAACCGCGGCCTCCTCGACCAGATCGCCGCGCTCACCTGGGTCCGCGAGAACATCGCCGGCTTCGGGGGCGACCCCGGCGACATCACGCTGTGCGGGGAGTCGGCCGGCGCCATGAGCGTGCTCGCCCTGCTCTCCCGCGACGACGGCCTGTTCCACAAGGCGATCGTGCAGAGCGGCAACGCGCACATCGGCCAGACCCCGGAGGACGCCGCGCTGGTGATCGGCGCGGTGGCGGAGCGTCTGGGCGTCGAGCCCACCGCCGCCGCCCTGGCGGGCGTGGACATCGACGATCTGACCGAGGCGCAGAACGAGGTCTCCAAGGAAGTCAGCCAGAGCGCGGACGCGGACGCCTACGGGGCGAGCACCATCGCCTCCTGCGGTCTGGCGTTCCTGCCCGTCATCGACGGCGATGTGCTCCCCCGGCTTCCCGCGGCCGCGATCGCGGACGGCGCCGGCGCCCAGGTGCCGCTGCTGATGGGCACGACCACCGAGGAGTTCCGTCTCTTCATCGTGACCAGCGCTCTGGTGTCCGTGCTCCTTCCGGGTCCGTTCAAGACGCGTCTGAAGGCGTACGGGGCTCCGGACAGCGCCTACGACGCGTACGCGAAGAACGACACCGCCGCGTACCCGCGCAACAAGCCCTCCGGGATCACCGCCGCGGTCCTGACCGACCGGATGTTCCGTATCCCGACCTACCGGGTCGCCGAGGCCCGGGGAGAGAACCAGGGGGCGCCGACCTACCTGTACGAGTTCGGATGGCGCTCCCCGGTCGTCCCCAACAACGTCCAGGTCAAGCTCGGCGCCTGCCACAGCCTCGACCTGCCCTTCGCCTGGGACACCCTCGGCCTGGAGGCGAACCAGAAGTTCACCGGGCCCCGCCCGCCCCAGCCCCTCGCCGACGCCCTGCACAGCACCTGGGCCGACTTCGCCAGGACCGGTCAGGCGTCGTGGAAGGAGTACGACGCGCAGGAGCGTCCCGTCATGACGTTCCGCCACAACAACACCACGTCCGACCAGGTCGTCAACGACCCCCGCGCGGCCGAGCGCGAGCTGTGGGAGGGGCACCTGGGCACCGCCTGA
- a CDS encoding MFS transporter: MSSTYSRAGVTGDVRHPGRWIALTVLVLAVLLVAVDATVLGLATPFLSEDLEPTGTQLLWIGDVYSFVIAGLLVSMGSLGDRIGRKKLLLTGAAAFGAVSVLNAYASSPEMMILARALLGVAGATLMPSTLALIRNLFHDPRERSLAVGIWGAMASAGAAVGPVVGGLLLEHFWWGSVFLINLPVMAVLVVVGIRMIPESKNPAPGPWDLLSVGLSLVGMIGVVYAIKEAAAHGVSWENGLAAVGGVLALTWFVRRQLKLPAPLLDMRLFHHRGFSGAVLADLLTILGLSGIVFFLSQFLQLVQGRGPLEAGLAELPAAVGAVTAGLLAGRVARRYSVRSVVAVGLGAIGLSLAVVTVIHKETGYPLIGVLLLVVGVGAGFAFTVTSDVILSSVPKEQAGSASAVSETAYELGAALGIALLGSIVTGVYKGFGTPEGVPAAAATAAHESLGGAVETAEHLPAQQGSELVVAAQEAFVNGLRVSAAVGAVVLLATAVAAWFLLRDQKLEEGIIPDE, from the coding sequence ATGAGCAGCACCTATTCGCGGGCAGGCGTCACGGGCGATGTGCGTCATCCCGGCCGGTGGATCGCCCTCACCGTCCTCGTCCTGGCCGTGCTGCTCGTCGCCGTGGACGCCACCGTCCTCGGCCTGGCGACCCCGTTCCTCAGCGAGGACCTCGAACCGACCGGCACCCAGCTGCTCTGGATCGGCGACGTGTACTCGTTCGTCATCGCCGGACTCCTGGTCTCCATGGGCAGCCTCGGTGACCGCATCGGCCGGAAGAAGCTGCTGCTGACCGGTGCCGCCGCCTTCGGCGCGGTCTCGGTCCTGAACGCCTACGCGTCCAGCCCCGAGATGATGATCCTTGCCCGGGCGCTGCTCGGCGTCGCGGGCGCGACCCTGATGCCGTCCACGCTCGCCCTGATCCGCAACCTCTTCCACGACCCGCGCGAACGCAGCCTCGCCGTCGGTATCTGGGGCGCCATGGCCTCGGCGGGAGCGGCCGTCGGGCCGGTCGTGGGCGGGCTCCTGCTGGAGCACTTCTGGTGGGGCTCGGTCTTCCTGATCAACCTGCCCGTGATGGCAGTCCTCGTCGTCGTGGGCATCAGGATGATCCCCGAGTCGAAGAATCCGGCACCGGGGCCCTGGGACCTGCTGAGTGTGGGACTTTCCCTGGTCGGCATGATCGGCGTCGTGTACGCCATCAAGGAGGCCGCCGCGCACGGTGTGAGCTGGGAGAACGGCCTGGCGGCCGTCGGAGGTGTGCTGGCGCTCACCTGGTTCGTGCGCCGTCAGCTGAAGCTCCCCGCCCCTCTGCTGGACATGCGGCTCTTCCACCACCGGGGGTTCTCCGGGGCGGTCCTCGCGGACCTGCTGACCATCCTCGGCCTGTCCGGGATCGTCTTCTTCCTCTCCCAGTTCCTGCAGCTGGTCCAGGGACGGGGCCCGCTGGAGGCAGGCCTCGCCGAACTGCCCGCGGCCGTCGGCGCGGTGACCGCCGGCCTGCTGGCGGGGAGGGTGGCGCGCCGCTACTCCGTGCGCTCCGTGGTCGCCGTGGGACTCGGTGCCATCGGCCTGTCTCTCGCCGTGGTCACGGTGATCCACAAGGAGACCGGCTATCCCCTGATCGGGGTCCTGCTCCTCGTGGTGGGCGTCGGAGCGGGATTCGCCTTCACCGTCACCTCCGACGTGATCCTCTCCAGCGTCCCCAAGGAACAGGCGGGCTCCGCGTCCGCCGTGTCCGAGACGGCCTACGAGCTCGGAGCCGCCCTCGGCATCGCACTGCTCGGGTCCATCGTCACCGGCGTCTACAAGGGATTCGGGACCCCTGAGGGCGTCCCGGCCGCCGCCGCGACGGCGGCCCACGAGTCGCTGGGCGGAGCCGTGGAGACGGCGGAGCACCTCCCCGCACAGCAGGGGAGCGAGCTCGTCGTCGCGGCTCAGGAGGCCTTCGTCAACGGGCTGCGGGTGTCCGCGGCGGTCGGTGCCGTCGTGCTGCTCGCGACCGCGGTCGCCGCGTGGTTCCTGCTGCGCGACCAGAAGCTGGAGGAAGGGATCATCCCCGACGAGTGA
- a CDS encoding TetR/AcrR family transcriptional regulator, translated as MTLDREQVLRSAAALLTRKSTATMDEVARAAGIGRATLHRHFAGRDALVGALEDLGIREFEAALDSAGLDEGGAEDGLRRLIRAVQPSAGLLSFLVTENQLFEGDDVNEGWSRLDARVSAFFRRGQERGEFRIDLTPAWLTEALYGLIGSCAWSVQTGRVAAQDFPYMIVELLLGGARRSVEK; from the coding sequence ATGACTCTCGATCGTGAGCAGGTGCTGCGGAGCGCCGCCGCACTGCTGACCCGCAAATCCACGGCGACCATGGACGAGGTCGCCCGGGCCGCAGGCATCGGCCGCGCCACCCTGCACCGGCACTTCGCCGGACGGGACGCCCTGGTCGGAGCGCTGGAGGACCTCGGGATCCGGGAGTTCGAGGCGGCTCTGGACTCCGCGGGGCTCGACGAGGGCGGCGCCGAGGACGGGCTGCGGCGGCTGATCAGGGCCGTTCAGCCCAGCGCGGGACTGCTGTCCTTCCTCGTCACCGAGAACCAGCTCTTCGAGGGCGACGACGTCAACGAGGGGTGGAGCCGTCTGGACGCCCGGGTCTCCGCCTTCTTCCGGCGCGGCCAGGAACGCGGCGAATTCCGTATCGACCTCACACCCGCCTGGCTGACCGAGGCCCTGTACGGCCTGATCGGGAGCTGCGCGTGGTCCGTCCAGACCGGCCGGGTGGCCGCGCAGGACTTCCCGTACATGATCGTCGAGTTGCTCCTGGGCGGAGCACGCCGGAGCGTGGAGAAATGA
- a CDS encoding glycerophosphodiester phosphodiesterase, protein MTERARTGPGRRTLLGAAVLGTTVLGATGTADAAGRGAPDGRGGGGGGYRHLPVPTVIGHRGASGYRPEHTLGSYQLALDMGAHIVEQDLVPTKDGHLVCRHENDITGTTDVAEHPEFAGRKATKRVDGVSLTGWFTEDFTLAELKTLRAKERIPGNRQENTLYDGRWEIPTFEEVLRWADKEGRRRGEPVWLYVETKHPSYFRGLGLGLEEPLAKLLRRHGRHRADSALILQSFEPGSMRRLSKLVATPRVVLLSGPKERPWDFVEAGDPRTVADLVKPAGLKWIASFAQGIGPTLDLVIPKDAQGRLTSPTSLVTDAHARGLVLHPYTLRNENTFLPADFRRGTDPNAYGDVFGALRAYFETGIDGIFSDNPDTALLAAADFAER, encoded by the coding sequence ATGACAGAGCGCGCGCGGACCGGGCCCGGCCGGCGGACACTCCTGGGGGCGGCCGTCCTCGGCACGACGGTCCTCGGAGCCACCGGAACGGCCGACGCCGCCGGGCGTGGCGCCCCGGACGGGCGAGGCGGCGGCGGAGGCGGTTACCGGCACCTGCCCGTACCCACCGTCATCGGTCACCGCGGCGCCAGCGGCTACCGCCCCGAGCACACCCTCGGTTCCTACCAGCTGGCCCTGGACATGGGCGCGCACATCGTCGAGCAGGACCTCGTGCCGACCAAGGACGGCCATCTGGTCTGCCGCCACGAGAACGACATCACCGGCACCACGGACGTCGCCGAGCACCCCGAGTTCGCGGGCCGCAAGGCCACCAAGCGGGTCGACGGAGTGTCTCTCACCGGCTGGTTCACCGAGGACTTCACCCTCGCCGAGCTGAAGACCCTCCGGGCCAAGGAGCGCATCCCCGGCAACCGCCAGGAGAACACGCTGTACGACGGCCGCTGGGAGATCCCCACCTTCGAAGAGGTCCTGCGCTGGGCGGACAAGGAGGGCCGCAGGCGGGGCGAGCCCGTCTGGCTCTACGTCGAGACCAAGCACCCCTCCTACTTCAGGGGCCTCGGCCTGGGCCTGGAGGAGCCCCTCGCCAAGCTGCTGCGCCGCCACGGCCGGCACCGGGCGGACTCCGCTCTGATCCTCCAGTCCTTCGAGCCCGGCTCGATGCGGCGGCTGTCGAAGCTCGTCGCCACCCCCCGCGTCGTCCTGCTGTCCGGTCCGAAGGAGCGCCCGTGGGACTTCGTGGAGGCCGGTGACCCCCGTACGGTCGCCGACCTGGTGAAGCCCGCCGGGCTGAAGTGGATCGCGTCCTTCGCCCAGGGCATCGGCCCCACGCTGGACCTCGTCATCCCCAAGGACGCCCAGGGACGGCTGACCTCCCCCACCTCCCTGGTGACGGACGCGCACGCGCGAGGCCTGGTCCTGCACCCCTACACGCTGCGCAACGAGAACACGTTCCTGCCGGCGGACTTCCGGCGCGGCACCGACCCGAACGCGTACGGCGACGTGTTCGGCGCTCTCCGGGCGTACTTCGAGACAGGGATCGACGGGATCTTCTCCGACAACCCGGACACCGCCCTGCTCGCGGCGGCCGACTTCGCCGAGCGCTGA